The Mangrovibacterium diazotrophicum DNA window AGCACAATTCCCAAGACCAGAATTGGTTTGATTTTAGGCGATAGCAATTCTTTCGTATCCACCTTTGACGGCGTATTCTTTAAGTTTTGTTCTATATTCTTCTCCTCTTCGGCCGCATAAGCATCACCGCCAATCCGGCTCAAAATTGCTTTTGCTTTGGAAAGATTTCCTTTCTTAACCAGGTAGCGTGGACTCTCCGGAATAATGAAAGCCAGCAAAAAGAACAGCGATGCCGGAACCAACTCGGCCCAGAACATCCACCGCCAGCCCATTTGTCCATTCCACGAATTCAGGATCTCAACATCGGTAGCGCCCGCAGGTATGGCTTCAGCGATAAAATAGTTAACCGACTGCGCAGCCAAAATCCCGATCACAATCGTTAACTGGTTCACCGATACCAAACGACCACGAATAGCCGCTGGTGAGATCTCGGCGATATACATGGGTGAAATGGCAGATGCCAGGCCAATACCCAGGCCGCCGACTAAGCGATAAAAAACAAAAGGGGTAAACTGGTCTACCATTCCGGTACCAAAGGCTGAAATGGTGAACAAAGCCGCAGCAACCAGCAACGGAATTTTACGACCAAAGCGCTCGGCTAAATAGCCTGACGATACGGCGCCAAACAGGCAACCAATTAAGGCGCTGCTCATGGCCCAACCTTGGAGATACGGCGAATTGGCGATATCGAAAAATCGTTCGTAGAAAGGTTTTGCACCGCCAATAACCACCCAATCGTAACCGAAGAGCAGTCCTCCCATGGCAGAAACCAAGGTAATTCCTAAAATAAAAGGCTGATTAAATTTGTAGTGGTTCACAGTAGTTGATTTAGTTTTTCAAAAATAGCTTTCATCTGTTGGCCCGGAAATGAACTATCCTGCAAAAATATGGATTATTTTATCATTGTATATTTA harbors:
- a CDS encoding sugar porter family MFS transporter, which gives rise to MNHYKFNQPFILGITLVSAMGGLLFGYDWVVIGGAKPFYERFFDIANSPYLQGWAMSSALIGCLFGAVSSGYLAERFGRKIPLLVAAALFTISAFGTGMVDQFTPFVFYRLVGGLGIGLASAISPMYIAEISPAAIRGRLVSVNQLTIVIGILAAQSVNYFIAEAIPAGATDVEILNSWNGQMGWRWMFWAELVPASLFFLLAFIIPESPRYLVKKGNLSKAKAILSRIGGDAYAAEEEKNIEQNLKNTPSKVDTKELLSPKIKPILVLGIVLAVFQQWCGINVIFNYAEEIFTAAGYSVGDMLFNIIITGAVNLIFTLLAMKVVDSWGRRKLMIIGSSGLAVIYFILGGSYILELQGFVVLILVLLAIATYAMTLAPITWVVLSEIFPNRLRGAAMAVATTALWSACFVLTYSFPILNDLLKAGGTFWLYALICLLGFLFIWKKLPETKGKSLEEIESNF